In the Topomyia yanbarensis strain Yona2022 chromosome 3, ASM3024719v1, whole genome shotgun sequence genome, one interval contains:
- the LOC131687928 gene encoding transient receptor potential cation channel subfamily A member 1-like, whose protein sequence is MPGGSHGIYCFEVTERSNYYEAAESGNLDEFIGLYEGDNERLTVKDSKGRTAAHQAAATNRINILSFIHDHGGDLNAQDISGNTPLHVAVENDSLDALEFLLKIPVATNILNKKKLAPVHLATELNKVNALLMMGRYRDTIDIEQRGEHGRTALHLAAIYDNVECAHILISDLGACPRRPCDNGYYPIHKAAKNASSKTMEVFFKSKSCTREYMVSFNDFEGNIPLHSAVHGGDIKAVELCLKSGAKISAQQRDLSTPVHLAAAQGAIEIVKLMFMLQPQEKRISLYCTDIQNMTPLHCAAMFNHPEMVEYLVQEGADINALDKENRSPLLLSASRGGWRTVTVLIRLGANIGLKDINARNILHLVIMSGGRLDDFAKEVSCTQPEAHLLQLLNEKDNTGCSPLHYASREGHIRSLENLIQLGACINLKNNNNESPLHFAARYGHYNTIRQLLDSKRGSFIINESDGEGLTPLHIASKEGHTRVVQLLLNRGALLHRDHNGRNPLHLAAMSGYTQAVELLHSVHSHLLDQVDKDGNTALHLASMENKPNSVSLLLSLDCKLLHNFMGMNAIDYAICYKYPEAALAMTTHEERFSEIMALKSDKHSSVTLALIASMPQVFEAIQDNCITKANCKKDSKSFYIKYSFHIYQMSQEEVENIRKKLDDPKWRQQPLHVLNAMVAHGRVELLTHPLSQKYLQMKWNSYGKYFPLANLMFYSVFLFFVTLFISQLMENSSLPLHTLDNVSSNFDNPSTSLTLNSFQTQSVMAITTTTLVSGLIIIVYVISNALHEMLHAYRQKWNYLMEPFNLILWILYCSALIMVWPIFNGGHCYSENFSAASVTVFLAWFNLLLFLRRFDQIGIYVVMFLEILQTLLKVLTVFSILIIAFGLAFYILLSKIINPQANHVSFASIPMSLVQTFAMMLGEIDFLETYVQPFYSSELPFPIPSFGILCLFMILMPILLMNLLIGLAVGDIESIRRNAQLKRLAMQVELHTVLERKLPQKWLETVDKIELTEYPNEKKSELGLLDSVLRKWFCNPFIDDDIVSVLSCMLSGGIDFIMNSHEDYIVTELEKQQHKLRDIERLLDHQLLRLIVQKMEIKTEEDDMDEGVTKNEHKGLAALRTASRWSSPRIRKKLRAALNFNKSFNK, encoded by the exons atgcctggcggcagtcatggaaTATATTGCTTCGAGGTGACGGAACGTAGCAactactacgag GCAGCCGAATCTGGAAACCTAGACGAGTTTATTGGGCTGTACGAGGGTGACAACGAACGACTGACAGTGAAGGATAGCAAAGGTCGCACAGCGGCACACCAGGCTGCCGCTACAAATCGCATCAACATCCTTAGTTTCATTCACGACCATGGAGGCGACTTGAATGCACAAGATATTTCCGGCAATACGCCGCTTCATGTCGCTGTCGAAAATGACTCACTGGATGCATTGGAATTTTTACTCAAAAT ACCAGTTGCAACAAACATTTTGAATAAGAAGAAACTTGCTCCCGTACACCTAGCCACCGAGCTGAACAAAGTCAATGCTTTACTCATGATGGGAAGATATCGAGACACCATCGACATTGAACAACGCGGGGAGCACGGTCGCACTGCGCTTCATCTTGCCGCAATTTACGATAATGTGGAGTGTGCACATATTTTG atttCCGACTTGGGCGCATGTCCACGAAGACCCTGCGACAACGGTTACTACCCAATTCACAAAGCAGCGAAGAACGCCAGCTCGAAAACGATGGAGGTGTTTTTCAAATCTAAAAGCTGCACTCGCGAGTATATGGTTTCCTTCAATGATTTCGAAGGTAACATCCCTCTCCACTCAGCCGTGCATGGAGGAGATATTAAAGCCGTCGAGCTATGTCTGAAGTCGGGAGCAAAAATATCCGCTCAACAACGTGATCTTTCTACACCCGTTCACCTGGCAGCGGCACAG GGCGCAATAGAAATCGTCAAGCTTATGTTTATGTTGCAGCCGCAAGAGAAACGCATCAGCTTGTATTGTACCGATATTCAAAATATGACCCCATTGCATTGTGCAGCCATGTTCAATCATCCAGAAATGGTGGAATATCTCGTTCAAGAGGGAGCCGATATCAATGCCTTGGATAAGGAGAACCGTTCACCATTGCTGCTATCAGCTTCCAGAGGTGGATGGCGTACGGTAACGGTTCTCATTCGCCTAGGTGCCAACATTGGTCTGAAAGATATCAATGCAAGAAATATACTCCATCTCGTGATTATGAGCGGTGGTCGGTTGGATGACTTCGCCAAAGAAGTCAGCTGTACTCAGCCTGAGGCTCACCTACTACAACTGTTGAATGAAAAAGATAATACTGGTTGCTCTCCACTACATTACGCCAGTCGAGAAGGTCATATTCGCTCTCTGGAAAACCTTATCCAACTCGGAGCATgtataaatttgaaaaacaacaacaacgaaagcCCACTACATTTTGCAGCCCGGTATGGACATTATAACACAATTCGACAATTATTGGATTCGAAACGGGGGTCTTTTATTATCAATGAGAGCGACGGAGAGGGGTTGACTCCATTGCACATTGCATCTAAAGAGGGACATACAAGAGTTGTACAGCTTCTGCTGAATCGAGGAGCACTTCTTCACAGAGACCATAATGGACGCAATCCACTGCATCTGGCAGCTATGTCCGGATACACACAAGCCGTTGAGTTGCTACACTCGGTGCACTCCCATCTGCTAGATCAAGTAGACAAAGACGGA AACACTGCCTTGCACCTAGCGTCAAtggaaaacaaaccaaactctGTGTCTCTTTTGCTAAGTTTAGATTGCAAACTACTGCACAACTTCATGGGCATGAATGCGATAGATTACGCCATTTGTTACAAGTACCCGGAAGCAGCTTTGGCAATGACCACTCACGAGGAACGATTCTCCGAGATTATGGCCCTCAAATCTGACAAACATTCGAGTGTAACTTTGGCACTCATTGCATCGATGCCGCAGGTTTTCGAAGCTATTCAGGACAATTGTATCACCAAAGCGAACTGCAAGAAAGATTCCAAGAGTTTTTAC ATCAAATATTCATTCCATATTTACCAAATGTCCCAGGAAGAGGTGGAAAATATCAGGAAAAAACTAGACGACCCCAAATGGCGCCAGCAACCCTTGCATGTATTGAAT GCAATGGTCGCTCATGGCCGTGTGGAACTGTTGACCCATCCGTTGAGCCAGAAATATCTTCAGATGAAATGGAACTCGTACGGAAAATATTTCCCCCTCGCGAATCTTATGTTCTACAGTGTTTTCCTGTTCTTCGTGACGCTTTTCATTTCTCAGCTCATGGAAAACAGTTCGCTGCCTCTCCACACACTTGACAACGTGAGTAGCAATTTTGACAATCCTTCTACTAGCTTAACACTTAACAGCTTCCAAACCCAAT CAGTCATGGCCATCACAACTACCACGCTGGTTTCCGGGTTGATCATTATAGTTTACGTCATCTCCAACGCACTACACGAGATGTTACATGCGTACAGGCAAAAATGGAACTACCTAATGGAGCCGTTCAACCTCATCTTGTGGATTCTGTACTGTTCCGCCCTTATAATGGTGTGGCCAATATTTAACGGCGGTCATTGTTACAGTGAAAATTTTTCTGCTGCTTCGGTGACGGTGTTTCTGGCATGGTTCAATTTGCTGCTCTTTTTGCGACGCTTCGATCAG ATCGGCATCTACGTTGTCATGTTTTTGGAAATTCTGCAGACACTTTTGAAAGTACTAACAGTATTTTCTATACTGATAATCGCGTTCGGTCTTGCTTTCTACATTTTACTGTCAAAg ATAATCAACCCACAGGCAAACCATGTATCATTCGCATCAATTCCAATGTCGCTGGTCCAAACCTTCGCGATGATGCTGGGTGAAATAGATTTTCTCGAAACATATGTACAACCATTCTACAGTTCGGAGTTACCATTTCCAATCCCTTCGTTTGGAATTCTCT GTCTTTTTATGATACTGATGCCGATTTTACTGATGAACCTCCTGATCGGGTTAGCGGTTGGAGATATCGAATCGATTCGCCGGAATGCCCAACTCAAGCGACTGGCAATGCAGGTTGAGCTGCACACCGTGCTGGAGAGGAAACTGCCCCAGAAGTGGCTCGAAACTGTTGATAAAATTGAACTTACCGAGTATCCCAATGAGAAAAAATCAGAGCTTGGATTACTGGATTCGGTTCTACGGAAGTGGTTTTGTAATCCGTTTATCGATGACGACATAG TTTCAGTTTTGTCTTGCATGTTATCAGGAGGTATCGATTTCATTATGAATAGCCACGAGGATTACATTGTGACGGAGTTGGAAAAGCAGCAGCATAAACTACGCGACATTGAAAGATTGCTAGAC